CGGGCTGCTGGGCCACCTGATCGCCCATCTCAACCGGGAGGACCTCGCCGACGACGCACGTCTGCGCGCCGAGGCGGTCGTGCTGGATCTGCTGCGCCCGCTGCCGGCCACGCCCATCGACGTGCCGCGTCCCGCGGACGAGCGCGTACGAGCCGTGGCCGACGCGCTGCTGGCCGATCCCGCGGACCCGCGAAGCCTCGATGCCCACGCGCGGGCCGTCGGAGTGAGCCGACGGACCTTGACGCGCCTGTTCGCCCACGACACGGGCATGAGCTTCGACCGCTGGCGCACCCATATGCGGCTGCGGGCCGCCCTGCCGCTGCTCGCCGAAGGCCAGCCCGTCTCCCGTGTCGCGCGCACCGTGGGGTACGCCACGCCGAGCGCGTTTCTCGCGGCCTTCCGCCGCACCGTCGGCACCTCCCCGTCGCGCTACCTCAGCGGCGACGCCGTGTTCGGGGGAGGCTGACCGCACGGCACGAAACCAGTCAGCCGGCCGCCACCAAGTGCACCGAGTTCAGGACGGTATGACGGTCAGCACGCGGTTGAGCGCGCCGTCGGGGCGGGCTGTGAGGTCGTCCCAGGTTCCTTGCTCGGCGATGCGGCCGGCTTCGAGTACGGCGATGCGGTCGGCGCGGCGGATGGTCGTGGGGCGGTGGGCGATGACGATCGTGGTGCGGTTGCCCTGGGCGAGCGCCGTGGTGAGTTGGACGTCACCGGCGTTGTCCAGGTGTGCGGTGGTCTCGTCCAGCACGAGGATCCTCGGCTCGGCCAGCAGCGCGCGTGCGAGAGCGATCCGGGCGCGCTGGCCGCCGGAGAGGGTGGCGCCGCGCTCCGAGACGAGGGTGTCCGTGGGGGCGATCCGGTCGACGCCGCACAACCGGGCCGTTTCGGCGAGGAGGTCGTCGTCCGCGTCCGGTGCGGCCAGGCGCAGGTTCTCGGCGAGGGTGCCGTGGAAGAGAGGGGTGTCCTGGCCCACGACGGCGACGGCACGGCGCAGTTCGGCGTCGGCCAGGTCGCGAAGATCGACGCAGTCGCCGTCGCCGGACACCAGGTGGACGGCTCCCTCGGACGGGTCCCAGAAGCGGGCCAGCAGATGGGCGCACGTGGACTTCCCAGCTCCGGAGACACCGACCAGGGCGAGGGTCTGCCCCGCGGGAACCGTCAGCTCGATTCCGTCCAGCACGGGCCGGCCCCCGTAGTCGAAACTCACCCGGTGCAGTCGGACCCCCAGCGGGCCCGGGGGAAGTGGGCGGGGTGAGGCGGGCGGTGGAGCGAGGGCGGGTGCTTTCACCGCCGCGTCGACACGGGCGGCCGCGGCGCGCAGACCCACGGCCTGGCTCAGCGCCCTGGCCGACTCGGCGACCGGGCCCAGCACCGACAGGGCGAGCGCCATCGCTGCCGGGGCCCACGCTCCGTGCAGCCGTCCGGAGGTCACGGACTGTGCGGCGGCGGCGACCACGCCGAGGACCGCGAGCACGATGAGCAGATCGCGTACGGCGGCGGCCCTGGCCTCCCAGGTGGCCTCCGCGCGCTGGGCCTCGCCCACCCTCCGGCCCTGCTCGGCGAGACGGCCGCGCCGCTCGGGCAGCCCGCCGAAGGCGAGCAGTTCACGCAGCCCGTCGACGGCCTCGACGGTGTCGGCCGACAGCTTCGCGGTGGCCGCCCGGGTACGGGCCCCGCGCGCGGCGCGTCCGCGTGCGTCGGCGAAGGGCGCCACGGCGAGCAGCGCGGCGACCGGCAGCACCGCCGCCAGCAGCCAGGGCTCCACCATGGCCAATGCCGTGGCTCCACCGGCGAACACCACGCCGGACGCGAGGAGTTGGGCCGTGGTGTGGGCGTAGAAGAACTCCAGCGCCTCGACGTCGGCCATCGCCGTCGCGGCCAGGTCCCCGCTGCGCCGGCCGGCCACGCGGGCGGGTGCGCTGCGGGCGAGCCCGTCGAAGACCCGCACACGCAGCTCGGCCAGCACACGGTAGGCAAGGTCGTGCGAGAGGTCCATCTCGCGCCAGGTCATCAGGGGGCGAAGGAGGACGAGGACGACCAGAGCGGTGACGGTACCGGCCGAGGGGGCGCGGCCGGTGATGACGGCGGCGCCGACGGTGTGCGCGGCCAGGGTCGACAGCGCGACCAGCAAGCCCTGTTCGAGGAGCGCCGCGACGCAGGTGCGGGCCATCATCGCCCGGTGTCCGCCGAGGGCCGGCAACAGGGCACGCAGTGAACCCCGAGCGGGCACGGACGCGTCGGTGGCGCTGCCCTGCGGGACGCCGGCGTCGGTGGTGCTGCTCATGCGACGCGCCCTCCTTCATGGACATGGCCCGCCTTGACCAGCTCGGCGTAGACGCCCTGGGCCTCGACGAGGGCGGCATGCGCACCGACGGCGTCCACGCGTCCTGCGTCGAGCACCACGATGCGGTGCGCGTGCCGGACGGCGGCGAGGCGGTGCGCGACCACCAGGACGGTCCGGCCGCCCGCGGCGGTCAGCAGTTCGCGGACGATGTCCGCCTCGCGGCGTTCGTCGACCGCGCTCGTCGCCTCGTCGAGCACGAGCACCGGGGCATCGGCCAGCAGGGCCCGGGCGAGGGCGAGGCGCTGGCGCTGGCCGCCGGAGAGGGTGGCGCCCCGTTCGCCGAGGACGGTGTCATAGCCGTCGGGGAGGGCGGCGATCTCGTCGTGGATGCCCGCGGTGCGTGCGGCGCGTACCAGCTCGTCGTCCGGAGCGTCGGGCCGGGCCAGGCGCAGGTTGTCGGCGATGGTGGCGTGGAAGAGGTAGGTCTCCTGGGAGACCACGGCGATGCCCTGCCGAAGTGAGTCGAGCGTGTACTCGGTGACGTCCTGGCCGTCGACGGTGATCCGGCCCCGTTGCGGGTCGCGGTGGCGCAGGAGCAGGGCGAGCAGCGTGGACTTGCCCGCGCCGGACGGGCCGACGATGGCCGTGATCCGTCCCGCTTCGGCGGTGAAGGTGACGTCGCGCAGCGCCGGCGCGTCGGCACCGTCGTAGGTGAACTCCACGTTCTCGAAGCACACCTGGGGCGGATCCGGCCAGTGTGCTGGTGCCGTTCCGGTGTCGGGCACCGCGGGTTCGGCGGTGCGCAGTGCCGCGAGTCCGTCGGCGGCCGACACGCCCAGGTATCCGGCGTGCCACTCGCGGGACAGGTCGCGTACGGGCCGGAAGCACTCGGAGGCCAGGAGCAGCAGCAGATAAGTACCGGTCGCCGTGGTGGATCCGGTGACGGCCGACCAGCAGGCGAGCAGCGCGGCGGCCGCGGTGCCGCCCTGGATGGCCAGGTCGGTGAGCCCGGTGTCGACGAGCGACACCCGGAGCTTGGCGACGGTGGCCCGGTGCAGCGCCGCCGAGCGTTCCTCCAGCCGCTCCCGGGTGCGGCCGACGGCGCCCGCGGCCCGCAGCGCGGGCATGCCCTGCAGCGCTTCGAGGTAGTCGGCGCCCAGTTGCTCGTAGGTGTCCCAGTGTTCCCTGCCGCGCCTGGCGAGGAGCCGGTCCCAGGCGCGCGGCCCGAACAGGGCGAGCAGCAGGGCGGGCACGAGGCCGAGGAGGGCGGCCGGTTCGACCGCGACCAGTGCGGCGAGGAGCAGGGGCGGTACGCAGAGGGTGATGAGGAGCTGGGGCAGGTAGCGGGAGACGTAGGCGTCGACGCCCTCGACCCCGTCGACCAGGGTGGTGCGGACGGCGCCGGCGCGCGCGGTGGTCAGGTGCGCGGGTCCCAGCCGTCCGAGGTGGGCGAGGAGTTCGTCCCGCAGACGGACCCTGACCCGCGCTCCGGCGCGGGTGGCGGTGCGCCGCTGCCCGTGGCCGAGCCCGGCCCGGGCGACGACGACGCCGAGCACCGCCCCGATGAACAGCGGGAGCCGGTCCGTGTCGCCCCTGGCCACGTCGGCGAGGGCGACGGCCAGCAGCACGGCCTGCGCGAGGTGGGTGAGGGTGACGGCCCCTTGCAGGAGGGTGGCCGCGAGCAGGGGGCGCCGTGCGTGCCGTGCTGCGCGACGCAGTTCGGGGTGGACGATCACGAGGTCCCCTCGTATTCGTCCCCTGGCAGCGGGTGATCCGGGTAGCACACCGGCCAGCCGCCCTCGGGGTCCTGGCCGACCCTTCCCGCCACCCTCAGGACATCCGCGAGCAGCCCTGGAGTGACGACCTCCTTCGGTGCCCCGTCGGCCACCACCCGACCGTCCCGCAGCGCCACGATCCGCTCCGCGAACCGGGCGGCGTGGGCCAGGTCGTGCAGCACCATCACGACGGTGAGGCCCCGCTCCGCACGCAGCCGCACCACGGTCTGCAGCACGTCGAGTTGGTGGTGCAGATCCAGGTACGTGGTCGGCTCGTCGAGGAGCAGGACCCGGGTGTCCTGCGCGAGCGCCATCGCGAGCCGGACCCGCTGCCGCTCGCCGCCGGACAGCGCGTCGACGTCCCGTTCGGCCCACTGCTCCACGCCGACATCGCGCAGCGCACGCCGTACGACGGGGTCGTCGCCCTCGCGGAGCATGCCGAGCGGGCCGCGCGCCGCGTACCGGCCCTGACGTACGAGTTGACGCACCGTCATGCCGGGGACGGCCGGGGCCGACTGGTGCAGCAGCGCGACGCGCCGGGCGGTGGCGCGGCGGGAGAGCCGGGAGAGGTCGTGCCCGCCTAGCAGCACGCGCCCCTCGTCGGGCCGCAGCAGTCCGGCCGCCAGCCGCAACAGGGTTGATTTGCCGCAGCCGTTGAGGCCGATGAGCGCGGTCAGCTCGCCTGGTTCGACGGTCACGTCGGCGCCGCGCAGCACAGGGCGTCCGGGGTAGCCGAAGTGGACTCCCTCGACGCGGATCCCCACGGGTTCGGTCATGCTCTGTCCTTCGTCGACATCAGAACGTTCGGCTCGGCCAGCGGCGTACGACGACCAGCAGCAACGCGGCTCCGACGCAGGTGGTGAGGGCCCCGACCGGCAGCGTGAGCCGCCCGGAGTCCAGCGCGACCGCCAGCAGCCGCGACAGCAGTTGCGCGGCCGCGTCCGAACCGCACACCACGGCAGCGCCCACCAGGGCGGCGCCGGGCAGCGTCATCCGCAGGTCCGCACCGAACACGGCCAGCGCGAGGTGCGGCACGAGCAACCCGACGAAACCCAGCGCCCCGACGGCGGCCACCGCTCCCGCCGTCAGCGCCACCGCGCACAGCAGCGCGAGGGTCCGGGCCCGCGCGGCGGACAGCCCGGCGGCACCGGCGATGTCGTCGCCGCAGCGCAGCAGGGTCAGGGGCCCGGCCAGCAGCCACGCCACGGCACTCCACGCGAGCGCCCACGGCCAGAGCAGGTGCCAGTGCTGCCACACGCGGCCCTCGGTCGTACCGACGAGCCACTGGACGACGCTGCCGAGCTCACCCGGCGCGACGAGCAGCACCATGGCGGTGAGTCCGCCGAGCACCGCCGAGACGAGGACGCCGTGCAAGGCGATCTGCGCGGGGTCTCCCCGGCCCCGCCCCGCGAGCAGCCACAGCAGCGCGGCTCCGCTGCACCCGCCCACGCAGGCGGCGACGACCACAGCGAGGGGCGATTCCCACCCCGCGAGCCCGAGAGCGGTCGCGGTGACGGCCCCGAGCACCGCGCCCGGCGTCACACCCGTGACCTCCGGGCCGGCGAGCGGATTGCGCAGGGCGGACTGCAGAACCAGGCCCGCCACGCCCAGGCACGCCCCCGCGGCGAGGGCCACCAGCATCCGGGGCAGGCGGAGTTGGAGCAGAATGTGCCGTTCGGTCGCGTCACCGGCCCCGCCCAGGACGTCCCAGACCACCGCCGGGGACATCCCTCTCCCGGCCAGCAGTTCCCCGCAGGCGCACACGACGGCGAGTGCGGTGAACACCGCGAAGCGCCGCTTCACCCTGTCTCCTTCCCGGCGGTCGGCACGGCTTCAGCGCCCGTCCCTCGCGGCTCCGAGCGAACGGCGTCGGACCGCGCCGCTCCTCGCCGAGCCGCCGGCTTCCGAGGGCCCGACCGAAGCAGGGCGACGCCGACAGGCACACCGAGGAGGGCGGTCCACGCGCCGACCGGTGTCTCCACGGGCGCCAGCGCGAGCCGGGCCGGGACGTCGGCGACGGCCACCACGACCGCGCCCCACGCCGCCGACCAGGGCAGCCAACGCACCGCGTCAGCCGCAGGGTTGAGCCACCTGGCCAGGTGCGGGGCGAGGAACCCGACCCACGCCACCGGCCCGCACACGGCCGTCACGGGCGCGATCAGCACAATGGCGATGGCCAGCGCGGCGAACCGGGCCCGCTGCGCACGCACCCCCAGCGCCTCGGCGTCCTCGTCCCCCAGCCGCAACACCGACAGCACCGGGGCGCACAGCACGAGCGCGGGCGACGCGACGAGCAGCCAGGGCCACAGCCCGGTGACGTCGTCCCAGGTACGGGCGGAGAGCGAACCGAGCAGATACCGGTAGATCAACTGGAGGTCGAACTGGTCGGCCATCACCATGAGCACGAGCAGCGCGGCCTGCAACGCGGCGGCGACCGCGGCCCCGGTGAGCAGGACGGCGGACGGGCTGCGCCCCAACCCGGCGGCGAGCAGCGTGAGCCCGCCGCCGAGCACGGCCCCGCCGATGGCCAGCAAGGGCTGGACGGCGGTGGGGATGGACGCCGCCAGCACCAGTGGTGCGGCGACTCCCAGCGCGGCCCCGGACGACACGCCCAGCATCTCGGGCACGGCCAGGGCGTTGCGCAGCGCCTCCTGCAGCACGAGCCCCGCCGCACCCAGGCAGAGCCCGGCGACCAGCGCCAGCACCAGCCGTGGCACGCGGAGTTCGGTGACGACGACCCCGGCGAGCGTGCTGTCGGCGTCCAGCAGCGCACCGGGCAGCCGGTACAGCGGGACATAGGGCGTGCCCAGACTCAGTGCGCAGACGGACGCCGCCGCCAACAGGCCGATGAGTACCGCGAATTGCCGGCCCCCACGGATTCGCGGGTACCGCCCGCCCTCGGTCACCCCGCCCACCGCGCTGTCAGTGGTGGTCGGCGGTGCGCTCACCGCAGCGCGGCCGTGGCCTCGTCGAGGACGATGCCCAGCGAGCGGGTACCGCGGCCCTTGGCCCACACCTCGGAGTTCACCTCGTGGACATCCCCGTTGCGCACGGCGGGGATCTTCTCCCAGAGCGGGTTCTTCGCCAGCTTCTCCGACAGCTTGCCGTCCGCGTCACCGAAGGCGATCGTCTCGACGAACAGCACGTCCACGTCACGGGCGAGGATCTCCTCGAGGCTGTAGCTCCCCTCCACGCCACGGGACTTCCAGGGATAGTCCGCCAGCTTGGGGAACAGCCCGCCGGCCACGTCCGTCCCCGGCGTGGCGACACCGAAATTCTCGTCGCTGCCGTAGATGACGAGCGCGGTCTTGTCACTCTTGTTCCGCTCGGCCTCGGCGAGCTTGGTACGGAAGGTCTTCTCGGCCTTCTCGCCCTCGGCGGTGCGGCCGGTGAGCGCGGCGACATCGCGCAGGTACCCCACGCTGTCCTGCCACGTCTCGGGCTGCATGGGCCAGAACGTGGTGGCGTCCTTCAGGGCCGGAGCGAGCTTGCCGTGGGTGTCCTCCAGGCCGATGACGAGATCGGGCTTGTGGGAGAGGATCGCCTCCACCTCGGGAGCGATGAACCCGCCGGGAATGACGTCGACCTCCTTGGCCTTCTTCTCCCCCAGGAAGTCGGGGTGGGCGAGGAGTTCGCTGTTCGTGGCCGTGGGGATGATGCCCAGCTCGGTCAGGATGTCGTCGCAGAGCGCGAACAGGCAGACGATGCGCTGCGGTTCCTTCTCCAGGGAGACCTTGACGCCGTTCGCGTCGGTCAGCCCCCGTGTCGCCTTGATGGGTTTCACCGCGACGTCGGTCTTGGGACCGGCCGCGGCGGCTCCTTCGCTCGCCGACTCGGTGGACGCGCCGCACCCGACCAGTACGGACCCCACTATCACTGCGGTGATCCAGCCTCGAACGTGTCTCGACGGTGAGCGCAGCATCGATGCCCTCGCTTCTTCTCAGGGGATCCGAACGCACCGAAGATACATGATAATCGTTTTCATCACTCAGAGTTGATGGGCACGGGTACCGCGTAGCCGGCCCCGGGTGTCCAGCAGCAGTCGGGCGTGCTCGGGCAACCGGTCCAGTGGAACGGTGTCGTGGTCCTGCACCAGAATCGTGAGGTCGGCGTCCGCGGCGGCAGCCAGTGCGTCGACGGACCGCTTCACCGGTTCACCGCCCGGCGACCAGGCGTCCACGAACGGGTCGTGATACGTGACGTCGGTGCCGCTCTGCCGCATCAGCCGGACGAGCGCGGCGGCCGGGGTGGCCCGCAGGTCCGTGCTGTTGCGCTTGTAGGTCACTCCGACCAGCAGCACCCGAGCGTCCCGCAGGGCGCTTCCCCGCTCGTTCAGCAAGTGCTCGGCACGCCGCACGACATGCGCCGGCATCCCGGCGTTGACCTCCTGCGAGAGCTCCACCAGCCGCAGCGGGGTCCCTCCGGCGCGCGCCCAGTGCGTGAGATAGACGGGATCGACGGGGATGCAGTGCCCGCCCACACCCGGTCCGGGCCGGAACTCCTGGAAACCAAACGGTTTCGTGCGCGCGCAGTCGAGAGCCTCCCACACATCGACTCCCAGGGCCCGGGCGGCGACGGCGAGTTCGTTGACCAGGGCGATGTTCACGTTGCGATAGGTGTTCTCCAGGAGCTTCGCCAGTTCGGCCTCGCGTGCGGAGCCTGCCTCAACGACTCGGTCACACAGGTGCCGGAAGAAGTCGGCCGCGGCCCTCGTGCAGGTTCGGGTGTAACCACCCACGACGCGCGGGGTGTTCCGCAAACCGAAGGTCTGGTTGCCCGGGTCGATGCGCTCGGGTGAGAAGGCGAGGGAGAAGTCCGTTCCGGCGCTGAGCCCGGAGGCCTGCTCCACGATGCCGCGGACGACGTCGTCCGTGGTGCCTGGGAAGGACGTGGACTCCAGGACGACGAGGGTGCCGGGTTTCAGGCGGTCCCCCAGAGCGGAGGCGGCGCGTCGCACATGGGACAGGTCGGGCCGGCCCGTGTCGTCCAGGGGTGTGGGGACGCAGATCACGGCGACCGAGGCCTCCGCCAGCCGGCTCTCGTCGGCGGACGCCCGGAAACCGGCGTCCAGCATGGCGGCGAGATCGGCATCGGTGACGTCGGGGACGTGTGAGCGGCCCGAGTTCAGGGATGCGGTGACGGACGGGTTCACATCGATTCCCATGACACGCATGCCGACGCGGCAGGCCTCCCTGGCCAGGGGAAGACCGGTGTAGCCGAGTCCGATGACGGCGACGTTGTTCATATCGCTCCCTGGATGCGCTGTCTGTTCCCCGGTCATGGCCGTCATGCGGGCAGACCCTTCGGTCGTGGGCGGTCAGCGGGGGTCCGAGGTCTCACCGGCAGCCATGAGGGCAAGGGTCCGGCGGCAGATCTTCCCGCTGGGGCCGAGTGGCATCTCCTTGACGCGCAGCAGGAGTTCGGGGAGTTTTCGGCGCTCGAGGCCGCGCTGGGAGTACAGGAACGTCGTGAGTTCCTGCAGGTCCGGTGCGGGCGCGCCCGGCGCCTGGCGGATGCACGCGCACAGGCGCTCCCCCAGTTCCGGGTCGGGCACACCTACGCAGGCCACCTCGGCCACGGCGGCATGCGCGGCGAGTTCGCGTTCCACCTCCGCCGGGCTGATGTTGTAGCCGCCTCGTACGACGATCTGCTTGATGCGGCCCAGCACGTGGAGCCTGCCGTGCTCGTCCAGGAGGCCGCGGTCGCCGGTGCGCACCCAGCCGGTCGGAGTGCGGTATCGGGCGTCCAGTCCGGGGTCGGCGACGTAGCACAGCGGTGTCATGGGGCCTCTGGCACAGATCTCGCCGGGCTGTCCCGCCGGCACGGGAGCACCGGTGCCGTCGATGATGCGGATCCGCGCCACGGCCGGGTCGGGACATCCGGTGCCCGCCTCGGGGCTGAGGCCGGTGGCGGCGGTATGGCAGTTCACGCCGTCGGATGATCCGTAGACGGTGATGACAGGGCGGCCGAACCGGGCGCGGCACGCGTCGGCGGTGGCGTCCGGGAGGGCTGCGCCGCTGGAGACGACGGCTTGAAGACCGGTGAAGTCCTCCCCGCGGGCGGGTGGTTGTTCGGTGATGCGCTGCAGCATGGTGGGCACGCCGAACACGTGTGTGGGACGGTGCTCGACGATCATGCGGAGCGCCTCGGCCGCGTCGAAGGACTCCTGCACCAGCAGCGTGCCGCCGAGTGCGGCGAGCGTGACGGAGGTGCCGCAGGAGCCGAAGGAGGAGGCCAGCGGGACGAGCACGAGGTTGCGCATCGGGCCGTCCCCGGCGTGCAGGGCGCGTACATAGGCGGCGCGGCCGCCGGCCATCGCGTTGTGGGAGTAGGCGACCATCTTGGGCTCGGCCTCGGAGCCGGAGGAGACCAGAATGCGGGCGGGCGCATCGGGGTCGACGGGCCGGGGCAGGAAGGGCTGCCGCGCGGGCGTCGCGAGTGACTGTGCGGCCGGACCGCCCTCCCCGAGGGTGAATACCGCTTCCAGGCAGGGGAGATGGGCACCCGGAACCGCGTCGGAGAGGTGGCTGACGATGACCGCGCGGGCTCGGGCGCGGGCGAGCAGGCTCGCCGGGCCCCGGCTGCCGGGCCCCGGTGGGTAGGGCAGTGCCACCGCTCCGATGGCGGCGACCGCCAGTTCGGTGGCCACCGCGTCGCGTCCGTTCGGCATGCGTACGGCGATGATGTCCCGGTCGCCCAGGCCGCTTTCGGCGAGCCGGGCGGCGATGTGCCGTACCCGGGCGTCCAGCCCCGCGTAGTCCACGGAGCCCGCCGAGTCGATGACGGCCGTGCGGCCGGGGTGCCGCCTCACCTGTCCGGAGAAGAGCGTGTACAAGTCCCGGTCGGGGCACAGGCCCTGTTCGGACCAGGAGCGCCGCACCGGGGCCGGTACCAGGTCACGGATCTCGACGCCCGCGTTCGATGTCCATCCGGCCCTCATGAGAACTCCCAGGGTGCGCGGGGAGCGGCGTACTCCCCCACGGTCAGCGACGGAGCGAACCGCGGATCGCGGGCCAGGTCCGCGAGGCTGGTGCACACCGGCGTGGCGGCCACGCCCGCTGCCGCCAGCCTGGGCAGCCAGTCCTCGGTGGGCCGGGTCCGGGCCCGGGAGGCGATCGTGTCCGCGCTCGCCGAGGCGCCGAGGCCGAGCGCCCGCGCGAGGAGTTCCGGTCGCTCGCGGGCGCGGGACCCGAGCGCGATGTAGCCGTCCCGCGTGCGCAGCGGGCGGTCGGTCGCCGCGGGCCGTCCCGGCCCTCGGGGAACGAGGGCGGCGGCGGAGTGCAGCGAGGAGTCCACGCGGCCGCCTCTTCCGGTGCGAAGCCGCGCCAGTAGTGCCGCCAGTACGCCCTGCGCGCAGACCAGCCCGCCGAGGACGTCGGTGAGCGTCATCAAGGAGGGTGCGGGCGGTTCGTCCGCGGGCCGCACGGCGGCGGCGAGACCGCTGTGCGCCTGGACCAGGTAGTCGGTCCCCACGGGTGGTTCCGGCCCCAGGGCGTCGCCCCAGCCTGATGCCCACGCGTACACCAGCCCGGGCCGCGTCGGCCGCAGGTCCTCGGCGTCCAGCCCGAGCCGGGCCGCCTTGCCCGGTGCCCAGTTGTGCAGGAAGACGTCGGCCTCGGACACGAGTTCACGGACGGCCCGCCGTCCGGCGTCCGTGGTGAAGTCGATCTCCGTGACGGCTTTGCCGGCGTTGAGCGCGCTGAAGCGGGCCGACGTGGTGCCTGCCATCGGGGGGATGCCGCGCATCGGGTCACCGCCCGGCGGTTCGACCCGTACGACGTCGGCGCCCAGGAGCCGCAGGACGTGGCCGGCCAGGGGGCCCTGGACGCGTCGTGCCGACTCGACGACCCGCAGGCCTGTCAAGGGTGCCCCGTCCGTGCTCGTACGGGCCCTGCCGATCGTGGTGCCGCCCGGGCCGGGGAACGGCGTGAGCGTCCATGGCGACGTCACGGTGGGCGGCACGGGGTCTTCCCGTACGGGTAGCACGGCGGCTCCCGACCGGTCCGCGGCCGACCGGATCGTCGTGAACGGCGCACGCCGTGCGGCCGCGGGCAGCGCGCGGGGCAGTGAGCAGGTGGCGGTGGCGAACCGCTGCTGGAACGACCGCCATCCGCGGCCGGTGTCGGCGCGGTCCGCGCCGAGCAGCCGCCAGAAGTCCAGCCATCGGTCGGCGTCGAGGGCTTCGAGTTCGAAGCGCACGCCGTCGGCGGAGACGAACGGTAAGGCGGCCGGCACGAGCTCGTCCCCCGCGTCGGCACGCGACGTCAGGCAGCCCTCCTGGTCGTCGCCGTCGGCCGTCGCCGCCGCGAGGTACTGGGTGAGGGCCAGCAGCGCGGCCTGACCGACCGACGTCCGTACATGCGTCACGTCGGCGCCGCCGGCCCGCGCGAGGAGTGCCGCGCAGACTCCCTGGGCCGCGAGGACGCCCGCCACCGTGGAGGCGTAGTCGACGGCGAGCGGGGCCGGGCGTCCGGCCGCCCGGCCGTGGACGTGCATGATCCCGCAGGCCGCCTGCACGGCACGCTCGTCGGCCAGGGGGACGGAGAGCGGGCCCTGCCAGTCGATGTCCCAGCCGACGGTGGCGGTGACGGGGTCGCCCACCAGGTCGAGAAGGTGCGCCGCGACCCCGGCGGCCACCGGTGCCGTGGCCCCGGCGCGCGGCGCGCAGAGCGTCATCGGGCGTCCTCCGGGCGTGGCCGCAGGCCGTCGTCCGGAGGTGCTTCTCTCCGGACGGGCGCCCCACCGGCCTGCGAGCGGCGCCCGTGCACCGAGTAG
The genomic region above belongs to Streptomyces coeruleorubidus and contains:
- a CDS encoding nucleotide sugar dehydrogenase, with translation MNNVAVIGLGYTGLPLAREACRVGMRVMGIDVNPSVTASLNSGRSHVPDVTDADLAAMLDAGFRASADESRLAEASVAVICVPTPLDDTGRPDLSHVRRAASALGDRLKPGTLVVLESTSFPGTTDDVVRGIVEQASGLSAGTDFSLAFSPERIDPGNQTFGLRNTPRVVGGYTRTCTRAAADFFRHLCDRVVEAGSAREAELAKLLENTYRNVNIALVNELAVAARALGVDVWEALDCARTKPFGFQEFRPGPGVGGHCIPVDPVYLTHWARAGGTPLRLVELSQEVNAGMPAHVVRRAEHLLNERGSALRDARVLLVGVTYKRNSTDLRATPAAALVRLMRQSGTDVTYHDPFVDAWSPGGEPVKRSVDALAAAADADLTILVQDHDTVPLDRLPEHARLLLDTRGRLRGTRAHQL
- a CDS encoding CoA transferase — protein: MTLCAPRAGATAPVAAGVAAHLLDLVGDPVTATVGWDIDWQGPLSVPLADERAVQAACGIMHVHGRAAGRPAPLAVDYASTVAGVLAAQGVCAALLARAGGADVTHVRTSVGQAALLALTQYLAAATADGDDQEGCLTSRADAGDELVPAALPFVSADGVRFELEALDADRWLDFWRLLGADRADTGRGWRSFQQRFATATCSLPRALPAAARRAPFTTIRSAADRSGAAVLPVREDPVPPTVTSPWTLTPFPGPGGTTIGRARTSTDGAPLTGLRVVESARRVQGPLAGHVLRLLGADVVRVEPPGGDPMRGIPPMAGTTSARFSALNAGKAVTEIDFTTDAGRRAVRELVSEADVFLHNWAPGKAARLGLDAEDLRPTRPGLVYAWASGWGDALGPEPPVGTDYLVQAHSGLAAAVRPADEPPAPSLMTLTDVLGGLVCAQGVLAALLARLRTGRGGRVDSSLHSAAALVPRGPGRPAATDRPLRTRDGYIALGSRARERPELLARALGLGASASADTIASRARTRPTEDWLPRLAAAGVAATPVCTSLADLARDPRFAPSLTVGEYAAPRAPWEFS
- a CDS encoding class I adenylate-forming enzyme family protein, translated to MRAGWTSNAGVEIRDLVPAPVRRSWSEQGLCPDRDLYTLFSGQVRRHPGRTAVIDSAGSVDYAGLDARVRHIAARLAESGLGDRDIIAVRMPNGRDAVATELAVAAIGAVALPYPPGPGSRGPASLLARARARAVIVSHLSDAVPGAHLPCLEAVFTLGEGGPAAQSLATPARQPFLPRPVDPDAPARILVSSGSEAEPKMVAYSHNAMAGGRAAYVRALHAGDGPMRNLVLVPLASSFGSCGTSVTLAALGGTLLVQESFDAAEALRMIVEHRPTHVFGVPTMLQRITEQPPARGEDFTGLQAVVSSGAALPDATADACRARFGRPVITVYGSSDGVNCHTAATGLSPEAGTGCPDPAVARIRIIDGTGAPVPAGQPGEICARGPMTPLCYVADPGLDARYRTPTGWVRTGDRGLLDEHGRLHVLGRIKQIVVRGGYNISPAEVERELAAHAAVAEVACVGVPDPELGERLCACIRQAPGAPAPDLQELTTFLYSQRGLERRKLPELLLRVKEMPLGPSGKICRRTLALMAAGETSDPR